From a single Plutella xylostella chromosome 5, ilPluXylo3.1, whole genome shotgun sequence genomic region:
- the LOC105393061 gene encoding deoxynucleoside kinase isoform X1: MLISIIKRINYKVSKGRFFHEMAATNNKPFTVFVEGNIGSGKTTFLEHFRRFEDITLLTEPVEEWRNLGGWNLLDLMYKDPAKWAMTFQAYVSLTMLDMHRRPTATPVKLMERSIYSARYCFVEHMKNNGTIHPAQFAVLDEWFRFIHHHIPIEADLIVYLKTTPSIVHERIKKRARSEEQCVPLSYIEDLHKLHEDWLINRTHAECPAPVLVIDADLDLSQITEEYKKSEHQILRKAVDVVMNSPNKLSPKKPISTTPIKIVPQFRL, translated from the exons ATgctaatttcaataataaaaaggaTTAATTATAAAG TTTCAAAAGGGAGATTTTTTCACGAGATGGCTGCTACCAACAACAAACCCTTCACCGTGTTCGTTGAGGGAAACATTGGCAGCGGCAAAACGACATTCCTGGAGCATTTTAGACGATTTGAAGATATCACATTGCTCACCGAGCCTGTTGAAGAGTGGCGTAACTTGGGTGGATGGAATCTCCTG GATCTCATGTACAAAGACCCAGCAAAGTGGGCAATGACCTTCCAAGCTTATGTTTCTTTGACAATGCTGGACATGCACAGGAGACCCACAGCGACACCTGTGAAATTGATGGAAAGATCCATCTACAGTGCCAGATATTGCTTTGTGGAACACATGAAGAACAATGGCACTATTCACCCAGCCCAGTTTGCAGTTCTTGACGAGTGGTTCAGATTTATTCACCACCACATTCCTATTGAGGCTGATCTCAtag TCTATTTAAAGACTACCCCCTCTATTGTGCACGAGAGGATCAAGAAGCGTGCGCGATCTGAAGAGCAATGTGTCCCACTGTCCTATATAGAAGACTTACACAAGTTGCATGAAGACTGGCTCATCAACAGGACTCATGCTGAGTGCCCAGCTCCT gtaTTAGTAATTGATGCTGACTTAGATCTCTCACAAATCACAGAAGAGTACAAGAAAAGTGAACACCAGATCTTAAGAAAGGCTGTTGATGTGGTTATGAACTCACCTAACAAGCTCAGTCCAAAGAAACCTATCAGTACCACTCCCATCAAAATTGTGCCTCAATTtcgattataa
- the LOC105393061 gene encoding deoxynucleoside kinase isoform X2 encodes MAATNNKPFTVFVEGNIGSGKTTFLEHFRRFEDITLLTEPVEEWRNLGGWNLLDLMYKDPAKWAMTFQAYVSLTMLDMHRRPTATPVKLMERSIYSARYCFVEHMKNNGTIHPAQFAVLDEWFRFIHHHIPIEADLIVYLKTTPSIVHERIKKRARSEEQCVPLSYIEDLHKLHEDWLINRTHAECPAPVLVIDADLDLSQITEEYKKSEHQILRKAVDVVMNSPNKLSPKKPISTTPIKIVPQFRL; translated from the exons ATGGCTGCTACCAACAACAAACCCTTCACCGTGTTCGTTGAGGGAAACATTGGCAGCGGCAAAACGACATTCCTGGAGCATTTTAGACGATTTGAAGATATCACATTGCTCACCGAGCCTGTTGAAGAGTGGCGTAACTTGGGTGGATGGAATCTCCTG GATCTCATGTACAAAGACCCAGCAAAGTGGGCAATGACCTTCCAAGCTTATGTTTCTTTGACAATGCTGGACATGCACAGGAGACCCACAGCGACACCTGTGAAATTGATGGAAAGATCCATCTACAGTGCCAGATATTGCTTTGTGGAACACATGAAGAACAATGGCACTATTCACCCAGCCCAGTTTGCAGTTCTTGACGAGTGGTTCAGATTTATTCACCACCACATTCCTATTGAGGCTGATCTCAtag TCTATTTAAAGACTACCCCCTCTATTGTGCACGAGAGGATCAAGAAGCGTGCGCGATCTGAAGAGCAATGTGTCCCACTGTCCTATATAGAAGACTTACACAAGTTGCATGAAGACTGGCTCATCAACAGGACTCATGCTGAGTGCCCAGCTCCT gtaTTAGTAATTGATGCTGACTTAGATCTCTCACAAATCACAGAAGAGTACAAGAAAAGTGAACACCAGATCTTAAGAAAGGCTGTTGATGTGGTTATGAACTCACCTAACAAGCTCAGTCCAAAGAAACCTATCAGTACCACTCCCATCAAAATTGTGCCTCAATTtcgattataa
- the LOC105393053 gene encoding protein disulfide-isomerase A6 homolog, which produces MFLLQSCLGLLLCVAGTLALYSPSDDVIDLTPSNFDKLVTNSDDIWLIEFYAPWCGHCKNLAPEYKKAATALKGIVKVGAVDSDQHKGFGSQYGVKGFPTIKIFTGSKNTAYQGQRTAEDLVDAALKAVKDKAYQALGKKSGGSSGKSDVVTLTDSNFKELVLESDDLWLVEFYAPWCGHCKNLEPQWAKAATELKGKVKLGALDATVHTSMASRYQVQGYPTIKLFRAGKKSSDSVEDYNGGRTASDIVAFALDKLAENIAAPEIIQVVDEASLAACGAQPLCVVSILPHILDCGAACRNDYLDVLRRMGEKYKNKMWGWIWAEAGAQPALEEALELGGFGYPAMAVVNAKKLKFSTLRGSFSETGINEFLRDLSFGRGQTAPVRGAALPAAATTEPWDGKDGELPQEEDIDLSDVDLEKDEL; this is translated from the exons ATGTTCTTACTTCAATCCTGCCTAG GTTTATTACTATGTGTTGCGGGCACTTTAGCACTATATAGTCCATCAGACGATGTTATAGATTTAACTCCGAGTAACTTTGATAAATTAGTCACAAATTCTGATGATATTTGGCTAATAGAGTTCTATGCTCCCTGGTGCGGTCACTGTAAGAACCTCGCTCCTGAGTACAAGAAAGCAGCCACAGCTTTAAAG GGCATAGTCAAAGTAGGAGCAGTGGATTCTGACCAGCACAAAGGATTTGGATCCCAATATGGAGTTAAAGGGTTCCCcacaatcaaaatatttactggCAGTAAAAACACAGCTTACCAGGGTCAGAGGACTGCCGAGGACCTTGTTGATGCTGCTCTCAAGGCAGTCAAGGACAAGGCGTACCAGGCACTTGGCAAGAAGTCTGGAGGCAGCTCCGGCAAG TCGGACGTGGTGACGCTGACGGACAGCAACTTCAAGGAGCTGGTGCTGGAGAGCGACGACCTGTGGCTGGTGGAATTCTACGCGCCGTGGTGCGGCCACTGCAAGAACCTCGAGCCGCAGTGGGCCAAGGCCGCCACCGAGCTTAAGGGCAAG GTGAAGCTGGGCGCGCTGGACGCCACGGTGCACACGAGCATGGCGTCCCGGTACCAGGTGCAGGGCTACCCCACCATCAAGCTGTTCCGCGCCGGCAAGAAGTCTTCAGACTCCGTGGAGGACTACAACGGAGGCCGAACTGCCAGTGACATCGTCGCCTTCGCGCTCGACAAGCTGGCCGAAAACATCGCCGCGCCTGAGATCATTCAG GTGGTAGACGAAGCTAGCCTGGCGGCGTGCGGCGCGCAGCCGCTGTGCGTGGTCTCCATCCTACCTCACATCCTGGACTGCGGCGCCGCCTGCCGCAACGACTACCTGGACGTGCTGCGACGCATGGGCGAGAAGTACAAGAACAAGATGTGGGG TTGGATCTGGGCGGAGGCGGGCGCGCAGCCGGCGCTCGAGGAGGCGCTGGAGCTGGGCGGCTTCGGCTACCCCGCCATGGCCGTCGTCAACGCCAAGAAGCTCAAGTTCTCCACGCTCAGGGGATCCTTCTCCGAGACCGGCATCAACGAGTTCTTGAG AGACCTGTCGTTCGGCCGCGGTCAGACGGCGCCTGTGCGCGGCGCGGCcctgcccgccgccgccaccactGAGCCCTGGGACGGCAAGGACGGGGAGTTGCCCCAGGAGGAGGACATTGACCTCTCGGACGTGGATCTAGAGAAGGACGAGCTATAA
- the LOC105393579 gene encoding probable serine/threonine-protein kinase fhkB, translated as MSKSSVIKTAILDIKLINLVKDNPVLYDHNDLNYVNFNAREVVWQKIGDEMKRPASECKARWINIRDINRRIIKKSLKNPGSVSKMYKYYNELSFMRPFYKDVMIQNSFAENEETSSNSKQDEDIDDDDDDDSIRQDFDDNDDESDDDKPIKRKSKVHTAKSSLKKRKKKSIEALEKIEAQTADSLVNSASDFDPTDKVDAFLLSIGATLKTFSPYHLNLAKSKIFAVVQEHELQQIVSKQQSNDVQVQME; from the exons ATGTCCAAGTCGTCTGTTATAAAAACCGCTATTTTAGACATTAAACTCATTAATCTAGTGAAAGACAATCCTGTGCTGTACGATCATAATGACCTAAATTACGTCAACTTTAACGCTAGAGAAGTTGTGTGGCAGAAAATAGGGGATGAAATGAAACGTCCGG cgTCCGAATGTAAAGCGAGGTGGATTAACATTAGAGACATAAATAGGAGAATCATAAAAAAGTCTTTGAAAAATCCTGGAAGTGTAtctaaaatgtataaatattataatgagtTGTCATTCATGCGACCATTTTACAAAGACGTTATGATTCAAAACTCTTTCGCTGAAAATGAAGAGACGAGTAGTAATAGCAAACAAGATGAGGACatcgatgatgatgacgacgaTGATTCTATTCGACAAGACTTTGACGATAATGACGATGaaagtgatgatgataagCCAATTAAAAGAAAATCTAAAGTACATACAGCAAAGTCGTCAttgaagaaaagaaagaaaaaaagtatCGAAGCATTAGAAAAAATAGAAGCTCAAACAGCAGACTCGTTAGTGAATAGTGCATCTGATTTCGATCCTACAGATAAAGTAGATGCATTTCTATTAAGTATTGGTGCGACTTTAAAGACTTTTTCTCCATACCATCTCAATTTGGcgaaaagcaaaatatttgcAGTGGTGCAGGAACATGAGTTGCAGCAAATAGTGTCAAAACAGCAGTCCAATGATGTTCAAGTACAAATGGAATAG